A genomic window from Candidatus Methylacidiphilum fumarolicum includes:
- a CDS encoding nitrogen fixation protein NifQ produces the protein MDTCLQNQPLKKKDCDIPYNLLGLLKKSVGYVLWKFGSANSDPFIPGLGLSKEELSKMAVFFEMSLICSRDGNLGTYLELYEEHKMLVQLFLRYRNYFGELSLWIAHLLATASLGDNHLWQDLGLESRKELGTILEAFFLPLYSSNREDMRWKKFFYRKLCEEEGIFVCKAPNCKDCTDRPLCYGPE, from the coding sequence ATGGATACATGTCTACAAAATCAACCTTTAAAAAAGAAAGACTGTGATATTCCTTACAATCTTCTGGGACTTTTGAAGAAGAGCGTTGGTTATGTCCTGTGGAAATTTGGTTCTGCAAATAGTGATCCATTCATTCCTGGTCTAGGTTTGTCAAAAGAAGAACTATCAAAAATGGCAGTTTTTTTTGAAATGAGTCTGATTTGTTCTAGGGATGGCAATTTAGGGACTTATCTAGAGCTCTACGAAGAACACAAAATGCTTGTTCAATTGTTTCTTCGTTACCGCAATTATTTTGGGGAGCTATCCCTGTGGATAGCCCATCTCCTTGCAACGGCCTCTCTGGGAGATAATCATCTTTGGCAGGATCTTGGCTTAGAGAGTAGAAAGGAGCTTGGGACAATCTTAGAAGCTTTTTTCCTACCTCTTTACAGCTCCAATAGGGAAGATATGCGCTGGAAGAAATTTTTTTATAGGAAATTATGCGAAGAAGAGGGAATCTTCGTATGTAAGGCTCCAAATTGTAAAGATTGTACGGATAGACCGCTTTGTTATGGTCCAGAATGA
- a CDS encoding sulfurtransferase produces the protein MSTGYVFEDKIVEIEWLAQNLNSLAPDIRIIESNEDVLLYDTGHIPGAVHIDWRKDLQDPIIRDYISAEKFAELCSRNGITPNTTCIFYGDKSNWWACYALWAFELFGHKNSKILNGGRDKWIKLGLPLTKEKPSFEKTHYPVPSKRMDEEIRIFYNGVLDYLKTKGPLIDVRSPGEYSGELLHMPEYPQEGVLRGGHIPGAKSVPWKTAVKEDGTFKSIAELRDIYEKQAGLDPEKETVVYCRIGERSSHTWFVLKYLLGHKNVKNYDGSWTEWGNKVGAPIER, from the coding sequence ATGAGTACTGGTTATGTGTTTGAGGATAAGATAGTAGAAATAGAATGGCTTGCGCAAAATTTAAATTCTCTTGCTCCGGATATCCGGATTATTGAAAGCAACGAAGACGTGTTGCTTTATGATACGGGACATATTCCGGGTGCCGTACATATCGATTGGCGCAAGGATTTGCAAGACCCAATCATTCGTGATTACATTTCTGCGGAAAAGTTTGCTGAACTTTGTTCCCGTAATGGCATAACTCCTAATACGACCTGTATATTTTATGGGGACAAATCTAACTGGTGGGCTTGTTATGCGCTGTGGGCCTTTGAATTGTTTGGTCATAAAAACTCGAAAATCCTTAATGGGGGCCGAGACAAATGGATTAAACTTGGTCTTCCGCTAACGAAAGAAAAACCTTCTTTTGAAAAGACTCATTATCCAGTCCCCTCCAAAAGAATGGATGAAGAAATTCGGATCTTTTATAACGGCGTACTCGATTATTTAAAGACAAAGGGTCCGCTGATTGATGTACGCAGCCCAGGGGAATACTCTGGAGAGCTTCTTCATATGCCTGAATATCCACAAGAAGGGGTGCTACGTGGAGGTCACATTCCAGGGGCCAAAAGTGTGCCTTGGAAAACGGCTGTAAAAGAAGACGGCACATTTAAATCTATTGCTGAGCTGCGTGACATTTATGAAAAACAGGCTGGCTTAGATCCTGAAAAAGAAACAGTCGTGTATTGTCGCATAGGCGAACGTTCTAGCCATACCTGGTTTGTATTGAAGTATTTATTGGGTCATAAAAATGTAAAAAATTATGACGGTTCCTGGACGGAATGGGGGAACAAGGTGGGAGCTCCAATAGAGCGCTGA
- the nifA gene encoding nif-specific transcriptional activator NifA translates to MKKNGELVAIYEISKILASSHSQLEKLLRESLKILSLNLKLLRTVIFIKEAQTPKILASYGIFDPQEHISFYQSFIEQIFKNGFPVVIPDLYAELYSNEEIKPNECSENPLSLFCIPIRSERECLGVLVCERKRESALDSLSETTQILSLAANLFGQKIKLCMDGSLSQETQERSEASSYRLKHDSFKTRTANGVIGQSKQMQAVLDLVYHVAPSRSTVLLRGESGTGKEVIARTIHYLSPRKEGPFIKVNCSALPETLLESELFGHEKGAFTGALFERKGRFELAHGGTLFLDEIGDISPAVQVKLLRVLQEREFERVGGNKTIRVDVRVITATNKNLEDAVLKGEFRADLYFRINVVSIFLPPLRERKEDIPLLAEHILNKIGKDLNRKLKITPEALNLLINCHWPGNVRELENCLERAATNSKNNWIEEVDVACRRNQCSSPILWKKDLHVVSTPIISSTEETFHKEETHRPSFYSPLVSDDPKEKIIQAMEKCGWVQAKAARLLNITPRQLGYALKKYGIAIKKF, encoded by the coding sequence ATGAAAAAAAATGGTGAATTGGTTGCCATCTATGAAATCAGTAAAATACTGGCTTCTTCGCATTCTCAATTAGAAAAGTTATTAAGAGAATCTTTAAAAATTTTAAGTTTAAATCTAAAATTACTTAGAACGGTAATATTCATTAAAGAAGCTCAAACTCCTAAGATTTTAGCCTCTTATGGAATATTTGATCCCCAGGAGCATATTTCATTTTACCAATCCTTTATTGAACAGATCTTTAAAAATGGGTTTCCTGTCGTCATTCCAGATCTCTATGCAGAGCTTTACTCCAACGAGGAAATCAAGCCCAATGAGTGCTCAGAAAACCCTCTTTCTCTTTTTTGCATCCCAATCCGATCCGAAAGAGAATGTTTAGGCGTTCTGGTTTGTGAAAGAAAAAGGGAATCAGCGCTTGATTCCCTTTCAGAAACTACTCAAATTCTTAGTTTAGCTGCTAATCTTTTTGGGCAAAAAATAAAACTCTGCATGGACGGCTCCTTGTCTCAAGAGACTCAAGAGAGGTCAGAAGCTAGTTCCTATCGTTTAAAACATGACTCATTTAAGACAAGAACTGCCAACGGAGTCATAGGGCAGAGCAAGCAGATGCAAGCCGTACTAGATCTTGTCTATCATGTGGCTCCCTCTCGTTCTACTGTTTTGCTCCGTGGAGAAAGCGGCACAGGAAAAGAGGTGATTGCCAGAACAATTCATTATCTCAGTCCTAGAAAAGAGGGGCCTTTTATTAAAGTAAACTGTTCTGCTCTGCCAGAAACCCTGCTTGAATCAGAACTTTTCGGTCATGAAAAAGGAGCTTTTACTGGCGCCCTTTTCGAAAGAAAAGGTCGGTTCGAACTGGCCCATGGCGGCACCTTATTCCTGGACGAAATAGGGGATATATCACCGGCTGTTCAAGTGAAACTGCTACGGGTCCTTCAAGAAAGAGAATTTGAAAGAGTGGGAGGGAACAAAACGATTCGAGTGGATGTTAGAGTCATTACGGCCACGAACAAAAATCTTGAAGATGCTGTGCTTAAAGGAGAGTTTCGAGCCGATCTTTATTTTCGGATAAATGTGGTTTCTATCTTTCTGCCGCCTTTACGAGAGCGAAAAGAAGATATTCCCCTGTTGGCCGAGCATATTTTGAATAAAATCGGGAAGGATTTGAATAGAAAATTAAAAATTACTCCGGAAGCCCTTAATCTTTTAATCAATTGTCATTGGCCCGGGAATGTAAGGGAATTAGAAAATTGTCTGGAAAGAGCCGCAACCAATTCAAAGAATAACTGGATTGAAGAAGTGGACGTTGCCTGCCGTAGAAACCAATGTTCCTCTCCCATTTTATGGAAAAAAGATTTACATGTAGTCTCCACCCCCATCATCTCTTCCACCGAAGAGACTTTTCACAAAGAAGAAACCCATAGACCTTCTTTTTACAGTCCATTGGTATCTGACGATCCTAAGGAAAAAATCATTCAAGCAATGGAAAAATGTGGTTGGGTACAAGCTAAAGCCGCACGTCTACTAAACATTACCCCTAGACAGCTCGGTTATGCTCTGAAAAAATACGGAATAGCAATCAAAAAATTCTAA
- the erpA gene encoding iron-sulfur cluster insertion protein ErpA translates to MKGTSEKSAQDLLENVSNDQRQSIELTEAAVQKIKSLIEEEQDKELKLRIFITGGGCSGYQYNFAFDREIEEGDILYEMGGVSLVIDPQSHMYLRGAQIDYEENLEGARFVIHNPNAGSTCSCGSSFSANCTP, encoded by the coding sequence ATGAAAGGAACTTCGGAAAAAAGTGCTCAGGATCTTTTGGAAAATGTATCTAACGACCAAAGGCAGAGTATTGAACTAACAGAAGCCGCCGTACAAAAAATAAAATCTTTAATTGAGGAAGAACAGGACAAAGAACTCAAGCTAAGAATTTTTATTACTGGAGGCGGCTGCTCAGGCTACCAATATAATTTTGCCTTTGATCGAGAGATCGAAGAAGGGGATATCCTTTATGAAATGGGGGGAGTTTCTCTTGTGATCGATCCACAGAGTCATATGTACTTGCGAGGTGCACAGATCGATTATGAAGAAAATCTCGAGGGAGCCCGTTTTGTTATACATAATCCAAATGCGGGATCTACCTGCAGCTGCGGATCTTCATTTTCAGCAAATTGTACTCCATAA
- a CDS encoding HesB/IscA family protein has protein sequence MRDLPAAADLHFQQIVLHKIKQKSEAIDMAISITQRAQEKLAKALLGKKDFVALRLAVVRSGCAGFSYQMDYVRQIESDDTVWDFPGGKLVVDKESFKLLDGLVLDYIKDPFKERFVFNNPKATGSCGCGESFSVAK, from the coding sequence ATGCGGGATCTACCTGCAGCTGCGGATCTTCATTTTCAGCAAATTGTACTCCATAAGATCAAACAAAAAAGCGAGGCGATTGACATGGCTATTTCCATAACTCAAAGAGCCCAGGAAAAGCTAGCGAAGGCGTTGTTAGGCAAAAAAGATTTTGTTGCCTTAAGACTGGCAGTAGTGCGTTCAGGCTGTGCTGGTTTTTCGTATCAGATGGATTATGTTCGGCAGATTGAATCGGACGATACGGTGTGGGATTTTCCTGGGGGAAAACTAGTGGTGGATAAGGAATCTTTTAAACTGCTGGATGGGCTTGTGCTTGATTATATTAAGGATCCTTTTAAGGAACGGTTCGTTTTTAATAATCCGAAGGCGACAGGAAGTTGTGGTTGTGGAGAAAGTTTCAGTGTTGCTAAGTGA
- the nifT gene encoding putative nitrogen fixation protein NifT, with amino-acid sequence MKIMLRKKEAGEITIYIAKKDLEEPIISSDKKELFGGVVTLANGMKFLLPEMPPDTKLPITLEARKIEG; translated from the coding sequence ATGAAAATCATGCTAAGAAAGAAGGAAGCTGGTGAAATAACGATTTATATCGCAAAAAAAGATTTGGAGGAACCGATCATCAGCTCTGACAAAAAAGAGTTGTTTGGAGGGGTTGTTACACTTGCCAATGGGATGAAATTTCTTCTGCCCGAAATGCCTCCTGATACAAAATTGCCTATAACCCTGGAAGCACGAAAAATTGAAGGCTAA
- a CDS encoding DegT/DnrJ/EryC1/StrS family aminotransferase, producing MKAKPIKFSDPDMTNQELEVLYRILSSNELSEGSEIELFERSFAQYVNRKFGVSFCSSKVAFLLSLKALGLKKGSEVILSAASWRDLGQVLLWAELTPKYVDIDYWSMAIDPAKVVKALSPKTKALIGLNPNGHPANWSELEKIAKENSLYLIEDATESIGSVYQGKVVGSFGILSIFDFSQPSALVTGRGAMVVTDSEELAFHLRMMRERTAEERKSVVKSRLPSLGCSMSNLEAALGLAQLNRIDSILQKRKDVEAFYTQLLGGFEGIKDPYVSPEATEVHWFSYVVHLGTRFSRSSRDAIIEDLKRENIEAFPYCYPLHISSWAMESGVHKGMLPMSERVADRTIALPFYGLLDFEQVACIVKTLKDASLNVGAGAAIY from the coding sequence ATGAAGGCAAAACCAATAAAGTTTTCAGATCCTGACATGACCAATCAGGAGTTGGAAGTGTTGTATCGGATCCTTAGCTCAAATGAGCTTAGCGAAGGATCCGAAATAGAATTATTTGAAAGAAGTTTTGCCCAGTATGTTAACAGAAAATTTGGTGTCAGTTTTTGCAGTTCTAAAGTTGCTTTTTTGCTGTCTTTAAAGGCACTTGGCTTAAAGAAAGGGAGTGAAGTTATTCTTTCTGCCGCATCTTGGCGCGACCTTGGTCAGGTTCTGCTGTGGGCAGAGCTTACCCCGAAGTATGTGGACATCGATTATTGGTCTATGGCCATTGATCCAGCAAAAGTAGTAAAAGCTCTGAGCCCAAAGACCAAAGCGCTCATTGGGTTGAACCCTAATGGTCATCCTGCCAATTGGTCCGAACTAGAAAAAATAGCAAAGGAAAATTCTCTCTATCTGATAGAGGATGCAACCGAATCGATTGGATCGGTTTATCAAGGGAAAGTCGTCGGTTCCTTTGGCATCCTATCGATTTTCGATTTTTCACAACCTTCAGCTCTTGTGACAGGCAGAGGAGCCATGGTGGTGACGGATTCAGAAGAGCTAGCCTTTCACCTTAGAATGATGAGGGAGAGAACGGCTGAGGAAAGAAAATCAGTTGTCAAATCAAGACTCCCTTCTTTAGGTTGTTCGATGAGTAATCTAGAAGCTGCTCTTGGTTTAGCTCAATTGAACAGGATCGATAGTATTTTACAAAAAAGAAAGGATGTAGAAGCATTTTATACGCAGCTTCTCGGTGGTTTTGAAGGAATAAAAGATCCCTATGTTTCACCAGAAGCTACGGAGGTCCATTGGTTTTCTTATGTTGTGCATTTGGGTACAAGGTTTTCCCGATCAAGCAGAGATGCTATTATTGAAGATCTAAAACGGGAGAATATAGAAGCTTTTCCTTATTGTTATCCTTTACATATCTCTAGTTGGGCAATGGAAAGTGGGGTCCATAAAGGGATGTTGCCGATGAGCGAACGAGTAGCCGATAGAACCATCGCTTTGCCATTCTATGGGCTGCTAGATTTTGAACAAGTTGCTTGTATTGTCAAGACCCTTAAGGATGCTTCCCTGAATGTAGGGGCGGGAGCCGCTATTTACTGA
- a CDS encoding SIR2 family NAD-dependent protein deacylase — MENETNKVERDLEEIVAFIALGKVVPFLGPGILGFSKNAESVPQSPEMLAESLAALVAVPSRIRKNLWSASQYIENYRHRKTLKTLLSQIFDADLEPNDLQRWLARIPQLPLVVDVWYDASFSVALKEERQSWGQIQGVSQAEYPGNWVKAYDWEDREVGMEAAFAWQTVLYKPIGSVKPQKNFIISDSDYVEVLTEIDIQTPIPDLIKELRKDKHFLFLGCRFQSQIERTWARQIIKRSSAVHWAVLTSPLTKNEKRFLVEQNIKQLDLPLDVFARKLFASPSFALPLS, encoded by the coding sequence ATGGAAAATGAAACGAACAAAGTTGAAAGGGATCTGGAAGAGATTGTAGCATTTATTGCATTAGGAAAAGTCGTTCCATTCCTAGGACCGGGTATTTTAGGATTTAGCAAGAACGCAGAATCTGTTCCTCAAAGTCCTGAAATGCTTGCTGAAAGCCTAGCTGCATTGGTTGCGGTCCCTTCCAGAATAAGAAAAAACCTTTGGAGTGCCAGCCAGTACATTGAAAATTATAGGCATAGAAAAACATTAAAAACTCTTTTAAGCCAGATATTTGATGCTGATTTGGAACCAAACGATCTGCAACGATGGTTGGCTCGAATCCCCCAACTTCCCCTGGTGGTGGATGTTTGGTATGATGCTTCTTTTAGCGTTGCTTTGAAAGAAGAAAGGCAATCTTGGGGACAGATTCAAGGAGTAAGTCAGGCAGAATACCCTGGGAACTGGGTAAAAGCCTACGATTGGGAAGATAGGGAGGTTGGAATGGAAGCTGCCTTTGCATGGCAAACTGTCCTCTACAAGCCAATAGGCTCAGTAAAGCCTCAAAAAAATTTCATAATATCTGATTCAGACTATGTTGAAGTCTTGACAGAGATAGACATCCAGACTCCTATTCCCGATCTGATAAAGGAATTAAGAAAAGATAAGCATTTTCTTTTTTTAGGTTGCCGATTCCAAAGCCAAATCGAAAGGACATGGGCCAGGCAGATTATTAAAAGATCTTCTGCTGTCCACTGGGCAGTTCTTACTAGTCCACTAACAAAAAACGAAAAGCGGTTTCTTGTTGAACAAAACATAAAACAGCTAGATCTACCCCTGGATGTTTTTGCTCGTAAACTTTTTGCTTCCCCCTCTTTTGCTTTGCCTTTGTCATAA
- the nifW gene encoding nitrogenase-stabilizing/protective protein NifW, with amino-acid sequence MNSERTGSAMAEAILKQMEKLEAAEDFFKLFEVPYDLRVLRVYRLHILQRFHDYIAAASLDISSKTDEEIKQSYAELLARAYEDFVHSNAQNEKVFKVFKEQGNPPPQKAIQFVSIDTLVGKEKLKRKTQ; translated from the coding sequence ATGAACTCAGAAAGAACAGGAAGTGCAATGGCTGAAGCTATTTTGAAACAGATGGAAAAACTCGAAGCAGCCGAAGATTTCTTTAAATTGTTTGAGGTCCCCTATGATCTAAGAGTGCTTAGGGTCTATAGACTCCATATCCTGCAAAGATTTCATGATTATATAGCTGCGGCTTCTTTAGATATCTCTTCGAAAACGGATGAGGAGATCAAGCAGTCTTATGCTGAACTCCTTGCTAGGGCCTACGAAGATTTTGTCCATTCTAATGCCCAGAATGAAAAGGTTTTTAAAGTATTTAAAGAGCAGGGGAATCCTCCGCCACAGAAAGCTATTCAATTCGTATCCATTGATACATTGGTAGGGAAGGAGAAACTCAAAAGGAAAACACAATAA